In Bradyrhizobium lablabi, one DNA window encodes the following:
- a CDS encoding SAM-dependent methyltransferase, which yields MDIVLTFQLVVAIVIALFVAYNVFHYVLFLLVTQPKDASKIGHELNQFEQRQLIEWTPQPSDFLQHDDEKRTYDDVFGTYRDEQANYSTCVFPRVAFSRTYEAEYVLLKPKDGMRLLDLGCGSGAAAYYLASRRDIEIVCVTNSSVQADICRRKFAELRGRGQVIITDFDSLDLPNESFDAIYALESIGYTKNLDAWLERCWRMLKPGGSLLIRSPGSLDHCRRKEDYLSVTVFFDNWRYNFVGANLLVYKMRRLGFNPIRYRRLPFWAWGLTWNFIQHLVLWKYRLKMRTFVELERIIWRTSKVFVFGNPYNTVLATKPKAASCSRQTVASSEGLGGVAETDR from the coding sequence TTGGACATTGTTTTGACGTTTCAGTTGGTCGTGGCGATCGTCATCGCGTTGTTCGTAGCATACAACGTTTTTCATTACGTCCTTTTTCTCCTGGTGACTCAACCCAAGGACGCGAGCAAGATCGGCCACGAGTTGAATCAATTTGAGCAGCGCCAACTGATCGAGTGGACACCGCAGCCGAGCGACTTTCTCCAGCATGACGACGAGAAGCGTACATATGATGACGTGTTCGGCACGTATCGCGACGAGCAAGCGAACTACAGCACGTGCGTATTCCCCCGCGTCGCATTTTCGCGTACCTACGAAGCTGAATACGTTCTTCTGAAGCCGAAGGACGGGATGCGGCTGTTGGATCTCGGGTGCGGATCTGGCGCGGCGGCCTACTACCTCGCCAGCCGGCGAGATATCGAAATTGTGTGCGTCACCAATTCATCCGTGCAAGCGGACATCTGCCGGCGGAAATTTGCAGAACTGCGTGGACGTGGACAGGTGATCATCACCGACTTCGACAGCCTCGATCTCCCGAATGAAAGTTTTGACGCCATCTATGCGCTCGAATCGATCGGCTACACCAAAAACCTGGACGCTTGGCTGGAGCGCTGCTGGCGGATGCTCAAGCCGGGAGGAAGCCTGTTAATCCGCTCACCGGGGTCGTTGGATCATTGTCGGCGTAAAGAGGATTACCTCAGTGTCACCGTCTTCTTCGACAACTGGCGCTACAATTTTGTCGGCGCCAATCTTCTCGTCTACAAGATGCGCCGACTCGGCTTCAACCCGATCCGTTATCGACGACTGCCGTTCTGGGCCTGGGGCCTCACGTGGAACTTCATTCAACACTTGGTATTGTGGAAGTATCGGCTAAAGATGCGCACATTCGTGGAATTGGAACGGATCATTTGGCGCACTTCGAAGGTATTTGTCTTCGGCAACCCGTACAACACGGTGCTGGCTACCAAGCCCAAGGCAGCATCTTGCTCCCGGCAGACTGTTGCATCCTCGGAAGGATTGGGTGGCGTCGCCGAGACTGATCGCTAA
- a CDS encoding NUDIX hydrolase codes for MAKSSKLVAAKRGRVLLVRRKRDGLWMFPGGRKRARESAKDCLRREIKEELPKLKLGRVRLWKEVEAKNRRSGRKMSDAIFVAAKAAGRLKIGDKKEIDKAIWRKPRGIRLTPTSRYIRDKLFPKSS; via the coding sequence ATGGCAAAATCCTCGAAACTGGTGGCTGCGAAACGCGGACGGGTGCTGCTCGTACGACGAAAGCGCGACGGTCTTTGGATGTTTCCCGGTGGCCGCAAGCGCGCGCGAGAAAGTGCTAAGGATTGCCTGCGCAGGGAGATCAAAGAAGAACTCCCGAAACTCAAACTTGGACGCGTTAGGCTTTGGAAGGAAGTTGAAGCCAAGAACCGTCGTTCAGGCCGGAAAATGAGTGACGCGATCTTCGTCGCAGCGAAAGCCGCCGGTCGCCTGAAAATCGGCGACAAAAAGGAAATCGATAAGGCAATCTGGCGTAAGCCGCGTGGCATTCGTCTCACGCCAACGTCGCGCTACATCAGGGATAAACTCTTTCCTAAATCGAGTTAG